A single window of Manduca sexta isolate Smith_Timp_Sample1 unplaced genomic scaffold, JHU_Msex_v1.0 HiC_scaffold_2745, whole genome shotgun sequence DNA harbors:
- the LOC119192402 gene encoding LOW QUALITY PROTEIN: presequence protease, mitochondrial-like (The sequence of the model RefSeq protein was modified relative to this genomic sequence to represent the inferred CDS: inserted 7 bases in 4 codons; deleted 4 bases in 3 codons), protein MYSRLCLRPGKRYQLSTHRTYSNGILKKKETVSKNIQPGKVVHGFACSEVEHIKEYNMTVYFLTHEKTKTEYLHLERDDSNNVFSVGFRTXPLDSMGTPHILEHTVLCGSEKYPVRDPFFKMLNRSLATFMNALTGPDYTFYPFSSQNEVDYRNLQKVYLDAVFKPNLSRLDFLQEGWRLEHTKIDDKNSDLVFKGVVYNEMKGAFSETSSLFGQKFINTILPQGTYGYVSGGDPLHIPNLTHEHLKKFHSTYYHPSNSRIYSYGNFPLEANLKFVNEAYLSKYEFLNPKDTIVKAQDRWKTPQRSEITCRVDQYGGPIDKQNQIAIGYVMSDITNIYETFMMLALAELRLIGSKNSAFYKSLIEKNISXGYNSLTGYDNQIRDTLFVIGLKDVETSKFEIVEKITNQTLEEIFEKGFEKEHIESVLHGFELSIKHQSPKFGLNLLFNLMPLWNHNGPILNALKVNQLLEQLKTNLMKPEYVREVIEKYFMKNNHKLIMTMRPDPKFDDVFNEEEANLLKNKVSSLTPKQREDIYREGLELSKAQKEVQNLDVLPCLKIEEVTLNKTAPPLKHTVVDTIPLQLCEANTNGVTYFKGVIGSDCLNEKHRQLLPFFNYVLDKFDTKSHNYRDFDKYISKSTSGLSVITHITEHIDQQGQYEQGVLVSSHCLDENLSKMLDIWSEIFSKPNFENSERMTMLLNNYCSSLTNGVISSGHTYAMQAARSLICSVDECRENLVGLHHVMNMQEIQNAYKIEDIQTTVDAIAQQVLKGNNIRATFHYCNTNKDIHESVEKFCKELCKDDEHKELNRINWTECKNMPKENRGLHIAMNIPVHFCSKVVPTVAYTHPDYAKLRVLSRFLSSKYLHPIVREQNGAYGGGATLSLDGTFNYYSYRDPNSRVTLDVFDQTADWLSKNTNLVDDQNIFEAKLSILQQMDQPIAEYMKGVDLFLYGLSYDIWKTQRERVLAVXKDDLIEVCQKYLTKDKWAGKCXIGDSATQKLESGQEALEKICGPQQ, encoded by the exons ATGTATTCAAGACTTTGTTTACGTCCTGGAAAACGCTACCAACTATCAACACACAGAACATATAGCAATGGCATTCTTAAAAAGAAAGAAACTGTATCTAAAAACATTCAGCCTGGCAAGGTGGTCCATGGATTTGCCTGCTCCGAAGTGGAACATATTAAAGAGTATAACATGACAGTTTATTTCCTTACACATGAGAAGACTAAAACTGAGTACTTACATTTAGAGAGAGATGATTCCAACAATGTCTTTTCTGTTGGATTTCGTAC ACCCTTGGACTCTATGGGTACACCACACATTTTAGAGCATACTGTATTGTGTGGATCAGAAAAATACCCAGTCAGAGATCCCTTTTTCAAAATGCTGAATCGCTCACTAGCTACTTTCATGAATGCCTTGACGGGTCCAGATTATACTTTCTACCCATTTTCTTCACAGAATGAAGTTGATTACCGTAACCTACAGAAAGTGTATCTAGACGCTGTCTTCAAACCTAATTTGTCTAGATTAGATTTTCTTCAAGAAGGCTGGAGGCTGGAACACACTAAAATAGATGACAAAAATTCTGATTTAGTGTTCAAAGGTGTGGTTTACAATGAAATGAAGGGTGCATTTTCTGAGACAAGTTCTCTCTTTGGCCAAAAGTTCATCAACACAATTTTGCCTCAAGGAACATATGGGTATGTTTCTGGAGGTGATCCATTGCACATTCCAAATCTAACACATGAACATCTGAAGAAGTTCCATTCCACTTATTATCATCCAAGCAATTCCAGAATATATTCTTACGGAAATTTCCCTTTAGAAGCCAATTTAAAATTTGTCAATGAAGCATATTTGAGC AAATATGAATTCTTAAACCCCAAAGACACAATAGTTAAGGCACAAGATAGATGGAAGACTCCACAAAGGTCTGAAATCACTTGTAGAGTTGACCAATATGGTGGTCCAATTGATAAACAGAATCAAATTGCCATTGGGTATGTGATGTCTGACATAACCAACATTTATGAGACTTTTATGATGCTTGCATTAGCTGAATTGAGATTAATTGGGTCCAAAAATTCC GCATTCTACAAAAgtcttattgaaaaaaatatat gagGTTATAACTCATTAACAGGCTATGATAATCAAATAAGGGATACATTATTTGTAATAGGATTGAAAGATGTTGAAACATCAAAGTTTGAGATTGTTGAGAAGATAACCAATCAAACTTTGGAAGAAATTTTCGAAAAAGGATTTGAGAAAGAACACATTGAGAGTGTTTTACATGGATTTGAGTTATCTATTAAACACCAGTCCCCCAAGTTTGGattgaatttactttttaatcttATGCCTTTGTGGAATCATAATGGACCAATTTTAAATGCTCTCAAGGTTAATCAATTACTGGAACAGCTAAAGACAAATTTGATGAAACCAGAATATGTTAGAGAAGTTATAGAGAAATACTTCATGAAAAACAATCATAAACTGATTATGACCATGCGTCCAGACCCTAAATTTGATGATGTTTTCAATGAAGAAGAGgcaaacttgttaaaaaacaaagttagtTCTCTTACACCAAAGCAAAGAGAAGACATATATCGGGAAGGTCTGGAATTGTCCAAAGCTCAGAAAGAGGTACAGAATTTAGATGTGTTGCCATGTTTAAAAATTGAAGAGGTTACCTTGAACAAAACTGCCCCTCCTCTAAAACATACAGTTGTAGATACAATACCTTTACAATTATGTGAAGCTAACACAAATGGAGTAACTTATTTCAAAGGAGTTATTGGATCAGACTGTTTAAATGAAAAACACAGGCAGCTTTTGCCGTTTTTCAATTATGTACTTGACAAATTTGACACAAAATCTCATAATTATAGGGACTTTGACAAATACATAAGTAAATCTACATCT GGATTGAGTGTCATCACTCATATCACAGAGCATATTGACCAGCAAGGGCAATATGAACAGGGGGTGCTTGTCAGCAGCCATTGCTTAGATGAAAACCTGTCCAAAATGCTTGACATCTGGTCTGAGATATTTAGTAAACCCAACTTTGAAAACTCTGAAAGAATGACCATgctattaaacaattattgttcATCCCTCACCAATGGAGTAATTAGTAGTGGACACACTTATGCTATGCAGGCAGCTAGATCTttaatctgttcagtagatgaATGCAGAGAGAACTTAGTAGGATTACATCATGTTATGAACATGCAGGAAATTCAAAATGCCTACAAAATTGAAGATATACAGACAACAGTAGATGCAATTGCTCAGCAGGTCTTAAAGGGTAATAACATCAGAGCTACATTCCACTACTGTAACACAAACAAGGATATTCATGAATCAGTGGAGAAGTTCTGCAAAGAATTGTGCAAGGATGATGAACACAAGGAACTGAATAGGATCAACTGGACAGAGTGCAAAAATATGCCTAAAGAAAATCGTGGATTGCACATTGCCATGAATATTCCAGTACATTTCTGCTCCAAGGTTGTTCCTACAGTGGCATATACACACCCGGATTACGCAAAATTACGTGTATTATCAAGATTCCTATCATCAAAGTACCTTCATCCAATTGTTCGGGAACAGAACGGCGCTTACGGCGGCGGCGCTACGCTATCCCTCGACGGAACTTTCAACTATTATTCGTACCGCGATCCTAATTCCAGAGTAACACTGGATGTCTTCGACCAAACAGCTGACTGGCTGTCTAAGAACACCAACCTAGTTGATGACCAAAATATCTTCGAAGCTAAACtttcgattttgcaacaaatggATCAACCGATTGCAGAGTATATGAAAGGTGTCGACTTATTCCTTTACGGCTTGTCGTATGATATCTGGAAGACCCAGAGAGAACGAGTGCTTGCTGT AAAAGATGATTTAATCGAAGTATGTCAGAAGTACTTGACCAAAGATAAATGGGCCGGAAAGTG AATTGGAGACAGCGCGACTCAAAAACTCGAAAGTGGACAGGAAGCTTTGGAAAAGATCTGTGGACCACAACAGTAA
- the LOC119192403 gene encoding LOW QUALITY PROTEIN: nucleolar GTP-binding protein 1-like (The sequence of the model RefSeq protein was modified relative to this genomic sequence to represent the inferred CDS: inserted 1 base in 1 codon; deleted 1 base in 1 codon), translating to MSLYNFKKIAVVPTAKDFIDIILSKTQRKTPTVVHKHYKISRIRAFYMRKVKYTQQNFHDRLSRIIQEFPKLDDVHPFYADLMNVLYDKDHYKLGLGQLNTARHLIDNVAKDYVRLLKYGDSLYRCKQLKRAALGRMATIMKRQGANLTYLEQVRQHLARLPSIDPYTRTIIICGFPNVGKSSFINKITRADVEVQPYAFTTKSLYVGHTDYKYLRWQVIDTPXILDHPLEERNVIEMQAVTALAHLRAAVLYFIDPSEQCGHSIEEQISLFESIKPLFTNKPLIVVLNKMDVVKPEDLVPEKRQLLEKLQEVCSKNNLVSADTNSDLSVVPVMRMSTVTEEGVQEVKIEACERLLGHRVTEKMRTKKVDGILNRLHVALPSPRDNKDRPPVIPPSVAAKKQQQAERESRKRKLEREIEVEQGDDYVLDLKKNYDIPEEERYDVIPEMWEGHNIADYIDPEIFDKLADLEKEEELRMAGGMYAVPKIELDETMREIRELARQIRNKKAVLKDESRLVKQSTKPVMPRTSRARARDRSTTKLRDEMEKLGVDMSGTEEAHFTQTQPRSRSRSVSAAPPAKRARGRSVSAVARDEQGVKDVVMAKKAKQMAHVAIAKKTKKMGLKGEADRFIGTKKPKHLYAGKRGVGKTDRR from the exons atgagtttgtataactttaaaaagATTGCCGTAGTGCCTACGGctaag gactttatagatattatattgtctaAAACTCAAAGAAAAACCCCGACGGTGGTACATAAGCACTATAAAATATCAAGGATACGTGCGTTTTATATGAGGAAAGTGAAGTACACACAACAAAACTTTCACGACAGATTGTCAAGGATAATACAg GAATTTCCAAAATTGGATGATGTTCATCCATTCTATGCTGATTTGATGAATGTCTTATATGACAAAGATCACTACAAGCTTGGTTTAGGACAGCTGAATACGGCCAGACATCTTATAGACAA TGTAGCGAAAGATTATGTGCGCTTGCTTAAGTATGGTGATTCTCTGTACCGATGCAAGCAGCTTAAACGCGCCGCACTTGGTCGCATGGCAACCATCATGAAGAGACAGGGTGCCAACCTAACATATTTAGAACAG GTCCGCCAGCATTTAGCGCGTTTACCGTCAATAGATCCCTACACTCGGACGATTATCATCTGTGGATTCCCAAATGTTGGCAAATCCAGTTTCATCAATAAG attACGCGCGCCGATGTGGAAGTACAGCCTTACGCATTCACAACAAAGAGCTTGTATGTGGGACACACTgactacaaatatttaagatggcag GTGATAGACACTC GTATCTTGGATCACCCACTGGAGGAGCGCAACGTGATCGAAATGCAGGCGGTGACGGCGCTTGCTCACTTGCGCGCAGCTGTTCTGTACTTCATAGACCCTTCGGAACAGTGTGGACACAGTATAGAGGAACAG aTATCATTGTTTGAAAGCATAAAGCCACTCTTCACAAATAAGCCTTTAATTGTAGTATTGAACAAGATGGATGTGGTTAAGCCTGAAGACCTGGTTCCAGAGAAGAGGCAACTTCTTGAGAAACTGCAAGAAGTCTGTTCTAAAAACAACCTTGTTAG TGCTGACACGAATTCTGACCTCTCAGTGGTGCCGGTGATGCGAATGTCGACAGTGACTGAGGAG GGAGTGCAAGAGGTCAAGATCGAGGCCTGCGAGCGGCTGCTTGGCCACAGGGTCACTGAGAAAATGAGGACCAAGAAG GTGGACGGTATCCTCAACCGGCTACACGTAGCGCTGCCATCTCCGCGCGATAACAAAGACCGGCCCCCCGTCATTCCTCCTTCTGTGGCGGCCAAGAAGCAACAGCAGGCCGAGCGGGAGTCCCGTAAGAGGAAACTGGAGAGAGAAATTGAAGTTGAACAGGGAGACGATTATGTCCTTG atCTGAAGAAGAACTACGACATCCCGGAAGAGGAGCGGTACGACGTAATCCCAGAGATGTGGGAAGGACACAACATCGCCGACTATATCGACCCGGAGATATTCGAC AAACTAGCGGACCTGGAGAAGGAGGAGGAGCTGAGGATGGCGGGTGGCATGTACGCGGTGCCCAAGATAGAGCTCGACGAGACCATGCGCGAGATACGAGAACTGGCACGCCAGATACG CAACAAGAAGGCGGTCTTGAAGGACGAGTCCCGGTTGGTGAAGCAGTCGACGAAGCCTGTGATGCCGCGCACgagccgcgcccgcgcccgcgacCGCTCCACCACCAAGCTCAGGGACGAGATGGAGAAACTTG GCGTGGACATGTCCGGCACGGAGGAGGCGCACTTCACGCAGACGCAGCCGCGGTCGCGCTCGCGCTCGGTGTcggccgcgccgcccgccaaGCGCGCGCGCGGCCGCTCCGTCAGCGCAGTCGCGCGCGACGAGCAAGGCGTCAAGGACGTTGTC ATGGCAAAGAAAGCGAAACAAATGGCTCACGTCGCCATCGCGAAGAAGACGAAAAAAATGGGTCTCAAAGGAGAGGCGGATCGTTTCATCGGCACCAAGAAACCAAAACATCTGTACGCGGGCAAGCGCGGCGTCGGCAAGACGGACAGACGATAA